Part of the Pseudarthrobacter sp. NBSH8 genome is shown below.
CGCGGCCGCGGTCTTCGGGGCCGACAGCACGCGTGCTCTGCAGGTAGCCATGCGCATCCAGGCCGGGCATGTTCATGTCAACGGAGCAACTGTACAGAATGAGGCCCAGGCTCCGTACGGCGGGATGAAGAACAGCGGGTTCGGCCGGTTCGATGGCAGGGCAGTTATCAACGAGTTCACGGAACTGAAGTGGATCACGGTGGAGCAGCCGGACCAGCAGTACCCGTTCTGAATCCAACCCCTGACCCATCCTTGAGGAAAGACATGACTATGCAGGTAACCGCAGCAGTGGCCCGTGAACCCCGGCAGCCGCTCACGATTGAAAAACTCGAGCTGGACGATCTCCGTCCGAATGAAGTGCTAGTACGGATGGTGGCCACGGGTGTGTGCCACACGGACGCGATTGTGCGTGACCTAGTCTATCCGACACCCTTGCCCGCCGTGCTTGGACACGAGGGCGCCGGAGTCGTGGAGAAGATCGGGGCTTCCGTCACGACCGTGCAACCGGGCGACCATGTCCTGCTCGCAGCCGCCTACTGCGGAAAGTGTGACCGCTGCCGCTCCGGCGAGATGGCGTACTGCGAGAACCTCTTCGCGGCAGACTTCGGTGGCAGGAGGCCCGACGGAACAACAGCGCTGAGCAAGGACGGCGAAGTGATTTCCTCCCACTTCTTTGGCCAGTCGTCGTTTGCCTCGTACGCCAACGTCGTTGAGGAAAGCGTCGTCCGTGTCGGTTCCGACGTCCCGCTCGAGGTTGTTGCACCCCTGGGGTGCGGCATCCAGACCGGGGCCGGCGCCGTCCTCAACGAACTCAAACCCGCCCTGAACAGCACGCTCGTGGTCATCGGTACCGGCGCCGTGGGATCCGGGGCCATAATGGCCGGTGGGGTTGCGGGGTGCGGCCGCATTATCGCAGTGGACGTCCACACTTCCCGGCTCGACCTCGCCAAAGAACTGGGGGCGACGGACACCATCAACACCCAGGACGTGGACCTCACGGAAGAGATTCTTCGCCTGACGGATGGCCGCGGAGCTGATTACGTCGTTGATACAACAGCCCGGCCGGAGTTGCTCCGCAAGGCAGCTGACGCTCTAGCTCTCCGCGGCACCTTGGCCCTGGTCGCCGCCGCCAAGCCCGGAACAGAGGTCTCCTTTGAGATCGGTCTTTCCCTGGTCAAGGGCTGGACGTTCAAAACCGTGATCCAAGGCAGCTCCGTGCCCCAGGTGTTCATTCCCAAGCTCATCGAGTTGTGGAAGGAAGGCCGTTTCCCCATGGACAAGCTGATGAGCAACTACAGCCTGGACGAGATCAATCAGGGCTTCGAGGACTCCGCCAATGGAACGGTCGTCAAGCCTGTCATTGTCTTCTAGCAGTCTGGTAGTCACCTGACGGCGAGGATTCGTGAACCTCACGCAGGAAGAGGACGACGGCGGGTGCGTACCCGCCGTCGTCCTCTTCCTGTGTCCGGGGGCTGTCGTCCGGTTAAACTACTTGGTGACCAAGAGGCCAGTGTCCCAGTTGAAATCGGCGAACTCGGGGTTTGCCTGCATGGTCATGAGCACGAACTGGAAGCCCTCGAGTTCCCTTGCGCGTTTGAGTGGACCGACGACGAGCGGGCGCATGCCGCCGCCGCTGACGAGGTTGCTGACGGCCGCGTTGGCACCCGCATTGTCTCCGGCGATGAAGACATCCAGCGGCTGTCTACCTGACTCGCCGGCAACCAGGGTGCCCGCAGAGGTCGTGTTGAAGGCCTTCACGACGTTCGAACCTACCGGCGTGAGTTGGGCGATTTCTTCGGCGGCTGAGTTGCCGGGTTCCACAACGAGGGAATCGAAGGTATCGAAGTTCACGGGGTTGGTGATGTCCACGATGGTCTTGCCGGCCAAAGCTTCGCCATAGGCGCTGACGACCGACTTGGCGGCGTCGAAGGGCACGGCCAACACCACGATGTCACCCTGGGGGCATCGTCCGTCGTGCCGAAGGTGACGCCGGTGCCAAGCTCGGTGGCAAGCTTCCGCGCTTTGGTCCCGTCTTGTCCGAGGATCTCAATAGTGTGGCCGCCGGCGAGGGCGCGGGTGGCAATGCCACGAGCCATGGTGCCGTTTCCAACGGTCCGACCGGGCATATCGGAGGGCAGTGGTCTTCGTGACGGCCTTGCGTTCGCTCATCGAAACCTCCATGGCTCACAGTGCCGGGCCAGCGGATACCACCCCAGCAGACGCGCCGCTACGCGGGCATTACCAAATGATTCTTCGATAGCAGCTACGCGGGCATCTTTGATGAGTCAACGCGGGTACTGGTGCCAAATTTCGGATACAGCTAATCTGCTGGTGACGGCTAGAGCACGACGCTGGTCTGGTATCCGATCATCCCGGCAGCGGCGACGATGTCTCTCAGTACAGCGGGGGATTTCAAGGGGGCGGAGAACTCCGGGGCTGCGGGCATTGGATTGTCAGTCCAGAGCGCTGTGACCGGCCGGCCGCCGGCAATTGCGGACGGAGCTACGACGCCGTCCAGGTCCGACCAGGCTTCATGAATGGCTCGGGCCCAGGCCCGGGTGCGGTCTTTCTGCTGCAGGGCGATCTGCGCTGATGCTCCGGCCCTGGTGAGCCACAGCCCTCGAAGGTCGGCGATCTCCACGTCACGGGTCGTCTTGAGTGCCGTCACGTATGGGTCGTCCCGGTCCACGTCGACGAACCTGGTTTGCTGGAACACCTCCGCCAGGCACGTCAGCACGTCGTCGCCGAGGTAGGCGGCTCCAAGAGGTGCGTGGTCGGCCTCGGGAAGAGGATGCGGTTCCCATCGGGCGCTTACGACCGGACCCCAGGTTCGGACCCTGTTCCAGGGTGTGATGAACGCCGATGAGGTGAAGTGCACACGCCACAGGATACTGCCGGCAGGCAGAACCGCGGTCTCGCAGCCGAGTGTCCTGAGGTCATCAACGGAGGGCGGGTACTGGTCTGCCATCAATATCCGGCCGCCAGTGCGGCGGCCATGTTGACGACCGGTTCTGCGGAGCCGCCGGCCTCCAGCCACACCTTCACTGTGACAGGCTCTCCGTCGAGCTGGAGGTCAGGTTGTGGCGTGAGGAAAAACCCTGCCACGGCCTGCGGGTGCAGGTCTTCCGGAAGGGCTCTTAGGACCACGTCAAGGCGAGGCGTGGCTTTGCCGGCGGGGGTGAACTGCCAGTCCGGGAAAACGAGGCGCCCGTTGACCAGATAGGAGTACAGCTTCCGTTCCGCCCTGTAGTGCCTGACGGTGGACGGCGACAGGCCAAGTCTGTCTGCGACGTCCGTGGCAGAGTGTGACGTGGCATCCGTCAGCACCCGGGCCGCGGTGCTGTT
Proteins encoded:
- a CDS encoding NAD(P)-dependent alcohol dehydrogenase, which gives rise to MTMQVTAAVAREPRQPLTIEKLELDDLRPNEVLVRMVATGVCHTDAIVRDLVYPTPLPAVLGHEGAGVVEKIGASVTTVQPGDHVLLAAAYCGKCDRCRSGEMAYCENLFAADFGGRRPDGTTALSKDGEVISSHFFGQSSFASYANVVEESVVRVGSDVPLEVVAPLGCGIQTGAGAVLNELKPALNSTLVVIGTGAVGSGAIMAGGVAGCGRIIAVDVHTSRLDLAKELGATDTINTQDVDLTEEILRLTDGRGADYVVDTTARPELLRKAADALALRGTLALVAAAKPGTEVSFEIGLSLVKGWTFKTVIQGSSVPQVFIPKLIELWKEGRFPMDKLMSNYSLDEINQGFEDSANGTVVKPVIVF
- a CDS encoding RES family NAD+ phosphorylase, whose amino-acid sequence is MADQYPPSVDDLRTLGCETAVLPAGSILWRVHFTSSAFITPWNRVRTWGPVVSARWEPHPLPEADHAPLGAAYLGDDVLTCLAEVFQQTRFVDVDRDDPYVTALKTTRDVEIADLRGLWLTRAGASAQIALQQKDRTRAWARAIHEAWSDLDGVVAPSAIAGGRPVTALWTDNPMPAAPEFSAPLKSPAVLRDIVAAAGMIGYQTSVVL
- a CDS encoding helix-turn-helix domain-containing protein; its protein translation is MTVKDSKTRTKGNARTQSVEEWFSHTSLSFSPAELIDALEDMQNKLSGADLPARDRTFWETHSGISATQKDVARSSANSTAARVLTDATSHSATDVADRLGLSPSTVRHYRAERKLYSYLVNGRLVFPDWQFTPAGKATPRLDVVLRALPEDLHPQAVAGFFLTPQPDLQLDGEPVTVKVWLEAGGSAEPVVNMAAALAAGY